The following are from one region of the Harpia harpyja isolate bHarHar1 chromosome 4, bHarHar1 primary haplotype, whole genome shotgun sequence genome:
- the HAO1 gene encoding 2-Hydroxyacid oxidase 1 isoform X1, whose translation MSGKPVCIADFEEYAKKFLPKSVYDYYRSGADDQETLADNVAAFSRWKLYPRVLRDVSVMDLSTSVLGQKISMPVCVGATAMQRMAHTDGETATAKACHAMGTGMMLSSWATSSIEEVAEAAPAGLHWLQLYVYKDREVTKSLVKRAERAGYKGIFVTVDTPFLGRRIDDVRNKFQLPPHLRLKNFSSSDLAFSSGKDFGENSGLAAYVAEAIDASVNWEDIKWLRGLTSLPIIMKGILRADDAKEAVKIGVNGILVSNHGARQLDGVPATIDVLPEVVEAVEGKVEVFLDGGVRKGTDVLKALALGAKAVFIGRPLVWGLVYQGEEGAKEVLQMLKEEFRLAMALTGCQRVEEIGRTLIRRHQVSLSKI comes from the exons ATGTCTGGAAAACCAGTTTGCATTGCTGATTTTGAAGAATATGCTAAAAAATTTCTCCCCAAATCAGTGTACGATTATTACCGATCTGGAGCAGATGACCAGGAAACGCTAGCAGATAATGTAGCAGCATTTTCAAG ATGGAAGCTGTACCCCCGGGTGCTCAGAGATGTGTCAGTAATGGACCTGTCAACCTCAGTCTTGGGGCAGAAAATCAGCATGCCAGTCTGCGTTGGAGCGACTGCTATGCAGCGCATGGCTCACACTGATGGAGAGACGGCTACTGCTAAAG CCTGCCATGCAATGGGGACAGGGATGATGCTGAGCTCCTGGGCCACATCTTCCATTGAAGAAGTGGCTGAAGCAGCTCCAGCTGGCCTTCACTGGCTGCAGCTTTACGTGTACAAGGACCGGGAGGTTACCAAATCCCTTGTGAAGCGTGCAGAGAGAGCAGGCTACAAAGGGATCTTCGTGACAGTGGACACGCCGTTCCTTGGCAGGCGCATCGACGACGTGCGCAACAAGTTCCAGCTTCCTCCTCACCTCAG ATTAAAAAACTTTTCAAGCAGTGACCTGGCATTCTCCTCAGGGAAAGACTTTGGAGAAAATAGTGGACTGGCTGCGTACGTAGCTGAGGCGATTGATGCAAGCGTCAATTGGGAGGACATCAAATGGCTTCGAGGGCTGACCTCGCTGCCCATCATCATGAAAGGAATCCTCAGGG ctgaTGATGCTAAAGAAGCTGTAAAGATTGGGGTAAATGGTATCCTGGTGTCAAATCATGGAGCACGACAGCTTGATGGGGTCCCTGCAACT ATTGATGTCTTGCCTGAAGTCGTTGAGGCTGTGGAGGGGAAGGTGGAGGTGTTCCTAGATGGTGGTGTAAGAAAAGGCACAGATGTCCTCAAAGCATTAGCTCTTGGTGCCAAAGCTGTATTCATCGGAAGACCTCTCGTCTGGGGCTTGGTTTATCAA GGTGAAGAAGGAGCAAAAGAAGTTCTTCAGATGCTGAAGGAAGAGTTTCGCCTAGCAATGGCACTGACAG GATGCCAGAGAGTAGAAGAAATTGGCAGGACACTGATACGAAGACATCAAGTATCGCTTTCCAAGATTTAG
- the HAO1 gene encoding 2-Hydroxyacid oxidase 1 isoform X2, with protein MSGKPVCIADFEEYAKKFLPKSVYDYYRSGADDQETLADNVAAFSRWKLYPRVLRDVSVMDLSTSVLGQKISMPVCVGATAMQRMAHTDGETATAKACHAMGTGMMLSSWATSSIEEVAEAAPAGLHWLQLYVYKDREVTKSLVKRAERAGYKGIFVTVDTPFLGRRIDDVRNKFQLPPHLRLKNFSSSDLAFSSGKDFGENSGLAAYVAEAIDASVNWEDIKWLRGLTSLPIIMKGILRADDAKEAVKIGVNGILVSNHGARQLDGVPATGEEGAKEVLQMLKEEFRLAMALTGCQRVEEIGRTLIRRHQVSLSKI; from the exons ATGTCTGGAAAACCAGTTTGCATTGCTGATTTTGAAGAATATGCTAAAAAATTTCTCCCCAAATCAGTGTACGATTATTACCGATCTGGAGCAGATGACCAGGAAACGCTAGCAGATAATGTAGCAGCATTTTCAAG ATGGAAGCTGTACCCCCGGGTGCTCAGAGATGTGTCAGTAATGGACCTGTCAACCTCAGTCTTGGGGCAGAAAATCAGCATGCCAGTCTGCGTTGGAGCGACTGCTATGCAGCGCATGGCTCACACTGATGGAGAGACGGCTACTGCTAAAG CCTGCCATGCAATGGGGACAGGGATGATGCTGAGCTCCTGGGCCACATCTTCCATTGAAGAAGTGGCTGAAGCAGCTCCAGCTGGCCTTCACTGGCTGCAGCTTTACGTGTACAAGGACCGGGAGGTTACCAAATCCCTTGTGAAGCGTGCAGAGAGAGCAGGCTACAAAGGGATCTTCGTGACAGTGGACACGCCGTTCCTTGGCAGGCGCATCGACGACGTGCGCAACAAGTTCCAGCTTCCTCCTCACCTCAG ATTAAAAAACTTTTCAAGCAGTGACCTGGCATTCTCCTCAGGGAAAGACTTTGGAGAAAATAGTGGACTGGCTGCGTACGTAGCTGAGGCGATTGATGCAAGCGTCAATTGGGAGGACATCAAATGGCTTCGAGGGCTGACCTCGCTGCCCATCATCATGAAAGGAATCCTCAGGG ctgaTGATGCTAAAGAAGCTGTAAAGATTGGGGTAAATGGTATCCTGGTGTCAAATCATGGAGCACGACAGCTTGATGGGGTCCCTGCAACT GGTGAAGAAGGAGCAAAAGAAGTTCTTCAGATGCTGAAGGAAGAGTTTCGCCTAGCAATGGCACTGACAG GATGCCAGAGAGTAGAAGAAATTGGCAGGACACTGATACGAAGACATCAAGTATCGCTTTCCAAGATTTAG